One genomic window of Enoplosus armatus isolate fEnoArm2 chromosome 19, fEnoArm2.hap1, whole genome shotgun sequence includes the following:
- the nkx2.2b gene encoding NK2 homeobox 2b: MSFGTSTKTGFSVRDILDLPNPTGRCGSGTEETEEDDTEEASAEVSGSENAQKLGFSGRSLCERGGGSYGRWSRGSGNLHFSLQGLSLEARTEPKSPELSTDESPEPAADAAQKSRGRKRRVLFSKAQTFELERRFRQQRYLSAPEREHLAGLIRLTPNQVKIWFQNHRYKMKRARVEHSHEALQLLPARRVAIPVLVRDGKPCDRITAQDLEATLRSGLSLPLCAYTPLLHPAYGPEHHGLPQQHPGVQQLAHMYHWSW; this comes from the exons ATGTCTTTTGGCACCAGCACAAAAACGGGCTTCTCCGTACGGGACATCCTGGATCTGCCGAACCCGACCGGTAGATGCGGCTCAGGGACGGAGGAGACCGAGGAGGACGACACCGAAGAGGCCTCCGCGGAAGTTTCAGGGTCGGAAAACGCGCAGAAATTGGGATTTAGCGGCCGGAGTTTGTGCGAGCGCGGCGGTGGAAGCTACGGCAGGTGGAGCCGCGGATCCGGTAACCTGCACTTCTCAT TGCAAGGTCTTTCTTTAGAGGCCCGTACCGAGCCCAAATCTCCTGAGCTCTCCACGGACGAGTCCCCGGAACCGGCGGCCGACGCGGCGCAGAAGAGCCGCGGCAGGAAGCGGCGGGTGCTCTTCTCCAAGGCGCAGACCTTCGAGCTGGAGCGCCGCTTCCGGCAGCAGCGCTACCTGTCCGCCCCGGAGAGGGAGCACCTGGCCGGGCTGATCCGCCTCACTCCAAACCAGGTGAAGATCTGGTTCCAGAACCACCGCTACAAGATGAAACGGGCACGGGTCGAGCACAGCCATGAggcgctgcagctgctgccgGCCCGCCGGGTGGCCATCCCGGTCCTGGTGCGGGACGGGAAGCCCTGCGACCGGATCACAGCGCAGGACCTGGAGGCGACGCTCAGGTCCGGTCTGAGTCTGCCTCTGTGTGCCTACACCCCGCTGCTGCACCCCGCCTACGGCCCGGAGCACCACGGGCTGCCGCAGCAGCACCCAGGAGTGCAGCAGCTGGCGCACATGTACCACTGGAGCTGGTGA
- the nkx2.4b gene encoding NK2 homeobox 4b, with the protein MSFSPKHSTPFSVTDILSPMEDSYRRFGGMDPAAGSLGSQLGAYRQPHVSQPGMQHQQQHQQQHQPPHLHHHHHHHHHHHLSSSSSSSSSSSSSASATAAAAALGPGGPYHVPHGVPQFSGAVGGFCNGGIGNVGDLPSYQETVRGGGAAAAWYGNPEPRYQTISRFMGPSAGMNMSGMVGSLAGMDSSAKSMVTLHAAPRRKRRVLFSQAQVYELERRFKQQKYLSAPEREHLAGLIHLSPNQVKIWFQNHRYKLKRQAKDKTTQQLQQDGSSGGGGGGGGGGGGGGLCATTHRSSSVSPVLSKNGKACRNDSSGSMQPGNRQSSSGEAMTAPPQQQQQQQVNQLSSTDELEDLSQSPPMGLHGQINMTQTDAALIEYTNSMIGSNLLYGRTW; encoded by the exons ATGTCCTTCAGCCCAAAGCACTCCACCCCCTTCTCAGTCACCGACATTTTGAGCCCGATGGAGGACAGCTACCGGAGGTTTGGAGGTATGGATCCCGCCGCGGGGAGCCTTGGATCACAGCTGGGCGCCTACCGGCAGCCGCACGTCTCCCAGCCCGGTatgcagcatcagcagcagcatcagcagcagcatcagccgCCTCATcttcaccaccatcaccatcaccatcaccatcatcacctgtcgtcctcctcttcatcctcatcctcctcctcttcctcagcctcGGCCACCGCAGCAGCCGCCGCTCTGGGACCCGGCGGGCCCTATCACGTGCCCCACGGGGTGCCGCAGTTCTCCGGGGCCGTCGGCGGATTCTGCAACGGCGGCATCGGGAACGTCGGAGACCTGCCGTCCTACCAGGAGACGGTGAGGGGCGGAGGGGCGGCAGCGGCGTGGTACGGCAACCCGGAGCCCAGATACCAGACAA TTTCCAGGTTCATGGGCCCCTCCGCCGGGATGAACATGTCCGGGATGGTGGGCAGCTTGGCCGGGATGGACTCCAGCGCCAAGTCCATGGTGACGCTGCACGCCGCGCCGCGGAGGAAGCGGCGGGTGCTCTTCTCTCAGGCGCAGGTGTACGAGCTGGAGCGGCGCTTCAAGCAGCAGAAGTACCTGTCCGCCCCGGAGAGGGAGCACCTGGCCGGGCTGATCCACCTCTCCCCGAACCAGGTCAAGATCTGGTTCCAGAACCACCGCTACAAGCTGAAGCGGCAGGCCAAGGACAAGACCacgcagcagctgcagcaggacggAAGCagcggtggaggtggaggaggcggcggcggcggcggcggtggagGTCTGTGCGCGACGACCCACCGCTCCTCCTCCGTGTCCCCGGTCCTCTCCAAGAACGGCAAGGCCTGCCGGAACGACTCCAGCGGCTCCATGCAGCCCGGAAACCGACAGAGCAGCTCGGGGGAGGCCATGACGGCGcccccgcagcagcagcagcagcagcaggtgaaccAGCTGTCGTCCACAGACGAGTTGGAGGATTTGTCCCAAAGTCCGCCGATGGGACTTCACGGTCAGATCAACATGACGCAGACGGACGCGGCGCTAATCGAGTACACAAACAGCATGATCGGCTCCAATTTACTGTACGGGAGAACTTGGTAG
- the pax1b gene encoding paired box protein Pax-1 isoform X1: MEQSYGEVNQLGGVFVNGRPLPHAVRLRIVELAQLGMRPCDISRQLRVSHGCVSKILTRYNDTGSILPGAIGGSKPRVTTPAVVKSIRDYKQDDPGIFAWEIRDRLLSDAVCDKYNVPSVSSISRILRHKIGAVSQQSPYESSKPAPAQLQYGQLYPYSSYTGPAVTPTGTRTGSGPSGHVGLPRGWHNILGIRAFMDPAALSGSDGHAARVEDWTSMTSMRPFPSGINGAEKTNNEPDLKYPQQSSSSLPGYVSACAYSPPNQYGMYGGPAANYMSTGHHWQPQSSTLAPSLAPSLTQSPAHPVPAALEAADLHTATTFKLPQRGEDRKPQSHHAAHRLSSGS; encoded by the exons ATGG AGCAGAGCTACGGGGAGGTGAACCAGCTCGGCGGGGTGTTCGTTAACGGCCGGCCGCTGCCGCACGCGGTGCGCCTGCGGATCGTGGAGCTGGCGCAGCTCGGTATGCGGCCCTGCGACATCAGCCGCCAGCTGCGGGTCTCCCACGGCTGCGTGTCCAAGATCCTGACCCGCTACAACGACACCGGCTCCATCCTGCCCGGGGCCATCGGCGGCAGCAAGCCCCGGGTCACCACCCCCGCCGTGGTCAAGAGCATCCGGGACTACAAACAGGACGACCCGGGCATCTTCGCCTGGGAGATCCGGGACCGGCTGCTGTCGGACGCGGTGTGCGACAAGTACAACGTGCCGTCTGTCAGCTCCATCAGCCGGATTCTGAGGCACAAGATCGGGGCTGTTTCACAGCAGAGTCCGTATGAGAGCAGCAAACCTGCGCCGGCTCAGCTCCAGTACGGACAGCTCTACCCGTACTCCTCCTACACCGGGCCCGCAGTGACCCCGACCGGGACCCGGACCGGCAGCGGCCCCTCCGGACACGTCGGCCTGCCGCGGGGCTGGCACAACATCCTGGGCATCCGAGCCTTCATGGACCCGGCAG CACTCTCTGGATCTGATGGACACGCAGCCAGAGTGGAGGACTGGACCAGTATGACCAGTATGAGACCGTTTCCCTCTGGAATCAATGGAGCGGAGAAAACCAACAACGAGCCAGACCTCAAGTACCCTCAgcag TCTTCGTCCAGTCTGCCTGGTTATGTCTCAGCTTGTGCGTATTCTCCACCGAACCAGTACGGCATGTACGGGGGTCCGGCAGCCAACTATATGAGCACTGGACACCACTGGCAGCCCCAGTCCTCCACTCTCGCTCCCAGTCTCGCTCCCAGTTTGACTCAGAGTCCGGCTCATCCCGTCCCTGCAGCACTGGAGGCTGCAGATTTGCACACAGCAACGACTTTCAAACTTCCACAAAGAGGCG aggaCAGGAAA
- the pax1b gene encoding paired box protein Pax-1 isoform X2, which produces MRPCDISRQLRVSHGCVSKILTRYNDTGSILPGAIGGSKPRVTTPAVVKSIRDYKQDDPGIFAWEIRDRLLSDAVCDKYNVPSVSSISRILRHKIGAVSQQSPYESSKPAPAQLQYGQLYPYSSYTGPAVTPTGTRTGSGPSGHVGLPRGWHNILGIRAFMDPAALSGSDGHAARVEDWTSMTSMRPFPSGINGAEKTNNEPDLKYPQQSSSSLPGYVSACAYSPPNQYGMYGGPAANYMSTGHHWQPQSSTLAPSLAPSLTQSPAHPVPAALEAADLHTATTFKLPQRGEDRKPQSHHAAHRLSSGS; this is translated from the exons ATGCGGCCCTGCGACATCAGCCGCCAGCTGCGGGTCTCCCACGGCTGCGTGTCCAAGATCCTGACCCGCTACAACGACACCGGCTCCATCCTGCCCGGGGCCATCGGCGGCAGCAAGCCCCGGGTCACCACCCCCGCCGTGGTCAAGAGCATCCGGGACTACAAACAGGACGACCCGGGCATCTTCGCCTGGGAGATCCGGGACCGGCTGCTGTCGGACGCGGTGTGCGACAAGTACAACGTGCCGTCTGTCAGCTCCATCAGCCGGATTCTGAGGCACAAGATCGGGGCTGTTTCACAGCAGAGTCCGTATGAGAGCAGCAAACCTGCGCCGGCTCAGCTCCAGTACGGACAGCTCTACCCGTACTCCTCCTACACCGGGCCCGCAGTGACCCCGACCGGGACCCGGACCGGCAGCGGCCCCTCCGGACACGTCGGCCTGCCGCGGGGCTGGCACAACATCCTGGGCATCCGAGCCTTCATGGACCCGGCAG CACTCTCTGGATCTGATGGACACGCAGCCAGAGTGGAGGACTGGACCAGTATGACCAGTATGAGACCGTTTCCCTCTGGAATCAATGGAGCGGAGAAAACCAACAACGAGCCAGACCTCAAGTACCCTCAgcag TCTTCGTCCAGTCTGCCTGGTTATGTCTCAGCTTGTGCGTATTCTCCACCGAACCAGTACGGCATGTACGGGGGTCCGGCAGCCAACTATATGAGCACTGGACACCACTGGCAGCCCCAGTCCTCCACTCTCGCTCCCAGTCTCGCTCCCAGTTTGACTCAGAGTCCGGCTCATCCCGTCCCTGCAGCACTGGAGGCTGCAGATTTGCACACAGCAACGACTTTCAAACTTCCACAAAGAGGCG aggaCAGGAAA